In one Brassica oleracea var. oleracea cultivar TO1000 chromosome C9, BOL, whole genome shotgun sequence genomic region, the following are encoded:
- the LOC106315061 gene encoding cucumisin encodes MAKFLTSLFLISLTFMFTGDVSADDNRQAYIVYLGALPENGYSAPSQHLKLLQELFASNSDSASSLLIRSYSRSFNGFAAYLSLAESKILESMKKEVVFVFPSRTYELDTTRSWDFVGLGERAKRESAKESDVIIGVFDSGIWPESESFHDQGFGPPPQRWKGSCKGGRNFTCNNKLIGARFYPKNSVSARDDDGHGTHTASTAAGNPVQAASFYGLAQGTARGGAPSARVAAYKVCLKDIGCKDVDILAAYDDAIADGVDVISISISREAPNILSNSFAIGSFHAMTRGVVTVGSAGNYGPDQGTVANVFPWMVTVAASATDRRFVDRVVLGNGKALTGLSVNPVNFNGTKFPIVYGQNVSRTCPALQASFCAKDCVDRDLVKGKIVLCDEFLANKEAYKAGAVGSIVLDTFTRDVSFVFPFPVSSLSLEDYTSVKSYVKSVEKPEAEILRSEEIIDKEAPYVPSFSSRGPSFIIKNVLKPDVSAPGLEILAAYSPEASPSDNPGDKRSVKFSVMSGTSMACPHVAGVAAYVKSFHPDWSPSTIKSAIMTTATPMMNVMKNPDLEFAYGSGHINPTNATDPGLVYELELQDYLKMLCAEGFGPGLLTKISGRNITCSERTEVKDLNYPTMTTFTTALKPFNVTFTRTVTNVGLPNSTFKASVVTLRPEIQISVEPEVLSFGLLKEKKTFVVTVSGKGLKDGSVVSSSLVWSDGGHSVRSPIVAYSINPFGENHS; translated from the exons ATGGCTAAGTTTCTTACATCTCTTTTCTTAATCTCTTTAACATTCATGTTCACTGGAGATGTGTCTGCAGATGATAATAGACAG GCATATATTGTATATCTAGGAGCACTTCCTGAGAATGGATACTCAGCTCCATCTCAACATCTCAAATTGCTCCAAGAACTTTTTGCCTCTAACTCTGA TTCTGCATCGAGTTTGTTAATTAGAAGCTATTCAAGGAGCTTCAATGGATTCGCTGCTTATCTATCTCTAGCCGAGAGTAAGATACTGGAAA GTATGAAAAAAGAAGTGGTCTTCGTATTTCCAAGCCGGACTTATGAACTGGACACAACAAGATCATGGGACTTTGTAGGATTGGGTGAGAGAGCGAAACGAGAAAGTGCGAAAGAAAGTGATGTTATCATTGGAGTCTTTGACAGTGGAATCTGGCCGGAATCTGAGAGCTTTCACGACCAAGGTTTTGGTCCACCTCCACAGAGATGGAAAGGTTCTTGTAAAGGTGGCAGAAACTTCACTTGCAACAA CAAACTCATTGGAGCTAGGTTTTACCCAAAAAACTCTGTCTCAGCCAGAGACGACGATGGCCATGGGACCCACACGGCTTCAACGGCTGCCGGCAACCCCGTTCAAGCGGCCAGCTTTTACGGCCTGGCTCAAGGCACGGCTCGTGGTGGAGCACCCTCGGCGAGAGTAGCCGCCTACAAAGTCTGCCTCAAGGACATTGGCTGCAAAGACGTAGATATCCTCGCAGCTTATGATGACGCCATCGCCGACGGAGTTGACGTCATCTCTATCTCGATCTCAAGAGAAGCCCCCAATATCCTGAGCAATTCTTTCGCCATTGGTTCATTTCACGCAATGACTAGAGGGGTTGTCACGGTTGGGTCCGCCGGGAACTATGGGCCCGACCAAGGTACAGTTGCAAATGTATTTCCGTGGATGGTAACCGTCGCGGCCAGTGCTACGGACCGGCGTTTTGTTGACAGAGTCGTTCTTGGTAACGGAAAAGCTTTAACG GGTTTGTCAGTTAATCCAGTTAACTTCAACGGGACAAAGTTCCCGATAGTTTACGGTCAAAACGTTTCAAGAACTTGTCCCGCGTTGCAAGCTAG CTTTTGCGCCAAAGATTGTGTGGACAGGGACTTGGTCAAAGGGAAGATCGTCCTCTGCGACGAGTTCCTAGCAAACAAAGAGGCTTACAAAGCCGGAGCCGTTGGATCCATTGTTCTAGACACTTTCACTCGAGACGTCTCCTTTGTGTTCCCATTTCCGGTCTCTTCTCTGAGCTTAGAGGATTATACGTCTGTTAAATCTTATGTCAAGTCTGTAGA GAAACCAGAAGCGGAGATACTGAGAAGTGAAGAGATAATTGATAAAGAAGCTCCTTATGTTCCGTCCTTCTCTTCTCGCGGGCCAAGTTTCATTATCAAGAACGTATTGAAG CCTGACGTAAGTGCACCTGGATTAGAGATTCTTGCTGCATATTCTCCAGAAGCTTCTCCTTCAGATAACCCTGGGGACAAGAGAAGTGTGAAGTTTAGCGTAATGAGTGGCACATCCATGGCTTGCCCTCATGTGGCAGGTGTAGCTGCTTATGTCAAGTCTTTTCATCCAGACTGGTCTCCCTCGACAATCAAATCCGCTATCATGACAACCG CTACGCCCATGATGAACGTTATGAAAAACCCGGACCTAGAATTTGCATATGGATCAGGCCACATTAACCCAACCAACGCCACCGACCCGGGACTTGTGTACGAGCTAGAGTTGCAAGACTACCTCAAAATGTTGTGTGCAGAGGGTTTTGGTCCAGGGTTGCTTACAAAAATCTCAGGACGGAACATCACTTGTTCAGAGAGAACAGAAGTCAAGGATCTGAACTACCCAACAATGACTACATTTACCACTGCTCTTAAACCGTTCAATGTCACGTTTACAAGAACCGTTACTAACGTTGGATTACCGAACTCTACGTTCAAAGCGAGTGTGGTTACTCTTCGACCGGAGATTCAGATCAGCGTTGAGCCAGAAGTTCTGAGTTTCGGTCTTCTGAAGGAGAAGAAAACATTTGTTGTGACCGTCTCTGGTAAAGGACTCAAGGATGGAAGTGTTGTGAGTTCGTCTTTGGTTTGGTCTGATGGGGGCCACAGTGTCAGAAGTCCAATCGTGGCTTACTCAATCAACCCTTTTGGCGAAAACCATTCATAG
- the LOC106315062 gene encoding DNA-directed RNA polymerase II subunit 7, with protein MFFHIVLERNMQLNPRFFGRNLRENLVSKLMKDVEGTCSGRHGFVVAITGIESVGNGLALPRTGPVRNGTAFVTFPLKYQCVVFRPFKGQILEAVVTLVNKMGFFAEAGL; from the exons ATGTTTTTCCACATAGTATTGGAGCGAAACATGCAATTAAACCCACGTTTCTTTGGTCGTAACCTTCGTGAAAACCTGGTCTCTAAGCTCATGAAAGACGTGGAGGGCACTTGCAG TGGGCGGCATGGGTTTGTAGTGGCCATAACTGGAATAGAAAGCGTAGGCAACGGATTG GCTTTGCCCAGGACCGGCCCTGTCCGTAATGGGACTGCTTTCGTCACCTTCCCCCTTAAATACCAGTGCGTCGTTTTCAGACCTTTCAAAGGCCAGATCTTGGAAGCTGTTGTCACTCTCGTCAATAAG ATGGGATTCTTCGCGGAAGCTGGGCT TTGA
- the LOC106313376 gene encoding serine/threonine-protein phosphatase PP1 isozyme 2-like, whose protein sequence is MAQQEGQGGSMDPAVLDDIIRRLLDYRNPKPGTKQVMLNESEIRQLCIVSKEIFLQQPNLLELEAPIKICGDIHGQYSDLLRLFEYGGFPPAANYLFLGDYVDRGKQSLETICLLLAYKIKYPENFFLLRGNHECASINRIYGFYDECKRRFSVRLWKVFTDSFNCLPVAAVIDDKILCMHGGLSPDLTNVEQIKTMKRPTDVPDSGLLCDLLWSDPSKDVKGWGMNDRGVSYTFGPDKVAEFLIKNDMDLICRAHQVVEDGYEFFADRQLVTIFSAPNYCGEFDNAGAMMSVDESLMCSFQILKPADRRPRFL, encoded by the exons ATGGCGCAGCAAGAGGGGCAGGGGGGAAGCATGGACCCTGCCGTTCTAGACGACATCATTCGTCGCTTGTTGGATTACAGAAACCCTAAGCCTGGAACCAAACAGGTCATGCTCAACGAGTCTGAGATCCGACAGCTTTGCATCGTCTCCAAAGAGATTTTCCTTCAGCAGCCTAACCTCCTTGAGCTCGAAGCTCCCATCAAGATCTGCG GTGATATACATGGACAGTACTCAGATCTATTGAGGCTATTTGAGTACGGAGGCTTCCCTCCTGCAGCTAACTACTTATTCTTAGGAGACTACGTGGACCGTGGGAAGCAGAGCTTAGAGACCATCTGTCTTCTCCTCGCCTACAAAATCAAATACCCAGAGAACTTCTTCCTCCTAAGAGGCAACCACGAGTGTGCTTCCATCAACAGAATCTACGGTTTCTACGACGAATGCAAACGTAGGTTCAGCGTCAGACTCTGGAAAGTCTTTACAGATTCTTTCAACTGCCTCCCCGTGGCTGCTGTCATAGACGATAAGATTCTGTGCATGCACGGTGGTCTTTCTCCCGATTTGACAAACGTGGAACAGATTAAGACAATGAAGCGACCTACCGATGTTCCGGACTCTGGTCTGCTTTGTGATCTTCTTTGGTCTGATCCGAGCAAAGATGTTAAAGGATGGGGGATGAACGACCGTGGAGTGTCTTACACGTTTGGGCCTGATAAGGTTGCTGAGTTTCTGATAAAGAATGATATGGATCTCATATGCCGTGCTCACCAG GTTGTGGAGGATGGTTATGAGTTCTTTGCTGATAGGCAGCTTGTGACTATATTCTCAGCGCCTAACTACTGTGGCGAATTCGACAATGCGGGTGCAATGATGAGTGTTGATGAGAGTTTAATGTGTTCTTTCCAAATACTTAAGCCTGCGGATCGGAGGCCCCGGTTCTTATGA
- the LOC106313491 gene encoding ras-related protein RABA2d — protein MAHRVEQDYDYLFKIVLIGDSGVGKSNILSRFTRNEFCLESKSTIGVEFATRTLQVEGKTVKAQIWDTAGQERYRAITSAYYRGAVGALLVYDITKRQTFDNALRWLRELRDHADSNIVIMMAGNKSDLNHLRSVSEEDGRNLAEAEGLSFLETSALEATNVEKAFQTVLTEIYHIISKKALAAQEAAAANSAIPGQGTTINVDDTSGAAKSGCCSS, from the exons ATGGCGCATAGAGTAGAACAGGATTACGATTATCTGTTCAAGATCGTGTTGATCGGTGATTCAGGTGTCGGGAAATCAAACATATTGTCTAGATTCACAAGGAATGAGTTCTGCTTGGAGTCTAAGTCCACCATTGGTGTTGAATTCGCCACAAGAACTCTTCAG GTTGAAGGAAAGACTGTAAAGGCTCAGATATGGGACACAGCAGGGCAAGAGCGGTACAGAGCCATCACAAGCGCTTACTACAGAGGCGCAGTAGGTGCACTTCTTGTCTACGACATCACCAAAAGACAGACCTTTGACAATGCCCTAAGGTGGCTACGCGAACTAAGAGACCATGCGGATTCCAACATTGTGATCATGATGGCTGGGAACAAATCCGATCTAAACCACTTGAGATCGGTTTCTGAAGAAGATGGTCGGAATCTAGCTGAGGCAGAGGGTCTCTCTTTCTTGGAGACGTCTGCTCTTGAAGCCACAAATGTCGAGAAAGCATTTCAAACCGTGTTGACAGAGATTTATCACATCATCAGCAAAAAAGCTTTGGCGGCTCAAGAAGCAGCGGCTGCTAATTCCGCGATTCCAGGGCAAGGTACAACGATTAACGTTGATGACACATCTGGAGCTGCCAAAAGTGGTTGCTGCTCTTCTTAG